The following are encoded in a window of Primulina eburnea isolate SZY01 chromosome 4, ASM2296580v1, whole genome shotgun sequence genomic DNA:
- the LOC140829249 gene encoding topless-related protein 1-like isoform X4 — MSSLSRELVFLILQFLDEEKFKETVHKLEQESGFFFNMKYFEDEVHNGNWDEVERYLSGFTKVDDNRYSMKIFFEIRKQKYLEVLDKHDRSKAVEILVKDLKVFASFNEDLFKEITQLLTLENFRENEQLSKYGDTKSARAIMLVELKKLIEANPLFRDKLQFPNLRNSRLRTLINQSLNWQHQLCKNPRPNPDIRTLFVDHSCGQSNGVQAPSPANNPLLGAVPKPGGFSPLGAHVPFQTTPASVQTPLAGWMSNPPTASHPSISGGPLGLGGPSITAAGMKHPRTPSTNPSVDFPSGDSDHISKRIRPMGVSDEVSLPVNALPVSFPGHAHSQSFNLPDDLPKTVARNLNQGSSPTSMDFHPIQQSLLLVGTNVGEIGLWEVGSRERLVQKSFKVWDLSACTMPLQAALVKDPGVSVNRVIWSPDGSLFGVAYSRHLVHIYSYNGNDDVRQHLEIDAHVGGVNDLAFSHPTKQLSVVTCGDDKLIKVWDATNGAKQFTFEGHEASVYSVCPHHKENIQFIFSTASDGKIKAWLYDNLGSRVDYDAPGRFRTTMAYSADGTRLFSCGTSKDGESHIVEWNESEGAVKRTYQGFRKRSLGVVQFDTTKNRFLAAGDDFSIKIWDMDNTQLLTSIDADGGLPASPRIRFNKDGSLLAVSANENGIKVLANADGLRLLRQFENLAFDASRSSEASRPTLIPILTSPSGAASLADRVASAGISAMNGDAKILGDMKPRIAEETNDKSKIWKLTEISEPSQCRSLRLPENLRVTKISRLIYTNSGNAILALASNAIHLLWKWQRNDRNSSGKATASVSPQLWQPSSGILMTNDITDTNPEETVSCFALSKNDSYVMSASGGKISLFNMMTFKTMTTFMPPPPAATFLAFHPEDNNIIAIGMDDSTIQIYNVRVDEVKSKLKGHSKRITGLAFSHALNVLVSSGADSQLIVWNSDGWEKQKSKYLQLPSGRSPMSQSETRVQFHQDQIHFLVIHETQLAIYETTKLECIKQWVPRESAALISHAAFSCDSQLIYASFLDSTVCIFTAAHLRLRCRINPSAYLASSISNSNGHPQHPLVVAAHPQEPNQFALGLSDGSVHVIEPLESESRWGVPPPNENGSSSSVPNTPLVGASASDQAQR; from the exons ATGTCTTCTCTCAGTAGAGAGCTTGTGTTCCTGATCCTACAGTTCTTGGATGAGGAGAAATTTAAAGAGACTGTTCACAA GCTTGAGCAAGAATCTGGGTTTTTCTTTAACATGAAGTATTTTGAGGATGAAGTGCACAATGGGAACTGGGATGAGGTTGAAAGATACCTTTCCGGTTTCACCAAAGTGGATGACAATAGATATTCCATGAAGATATTTTTCGAAATTAGGAAACAGAAGTATCTCGAAGTTTTGGATAA GCACGACCGGTCCAAAGCTGTTGAAATCCTTGTAAAGGATCTTAAGGTTTTTGCATCTTTTAATGAAGACCTTTTTAAGGAGATTACTCAGCTGTTGACATTAGAGAATTTCAG GGAGAATGAACAATTATCAAAATATGGAGATACAAAATCTGCCCGTGCCATTATGCTGGTTGAACTGAAGAAGCTTATTGAAGCAAATCCCTTGTTTCGGGACAAGTTACAATTCCCAAACCTCAGGAATTCAAGGCTCCGTACTCTCATCAACCAAAG CTTAAATTGGCAGCACCAGCTTTGTAAGAATCCTCGGCCAAACCCGGATATCAGAACTTTATTTGTGGATCACTCATGTGGACAGTCAAATGGTGTTCAGGCGCCTTCTCCAGCTAACAATCCTCTACTTGGAGCAGTACCAAAACCTGGAGGCTTTTCTCCTCTGGGTGCACATGTG CCATTTCAAACAACTCCAGCCTCAGTTCAAACCCCTCTTGCTGGTTGGATGTCGAATCCCCCCACTGCATCTCATCCGTCTATCTCTGGAGGACCTCTAGGTCTTGGTGGTCCATCAATTACTG CTGCTGGCATGAAGCATCCAAGGACTCCATCTACAAATCCTTCTGTTGATTTTCCATCAGGTGATTCTGATCATATAAGTAAAAGAATCAGGCCTATGGGAGTTTCCGATGAG GTAAGTCTACCTGTAAATGCTCTTCCTGTATCATTTCCTGGGCACGCACATAGCCAGTCTTTCAATTTGCCAGACGACCTTCCCAAGACTGTGGCACGGAATTTGAACCAAGGATCATCTCCCACGAGCATGGATTTTCATCCTATCCAGCAAAGTCTACTTCTAG TTGGTACTAATGTGGGAGAAATTGGACTGTGGGAAGTTGGTTCAAGAGAGAGGCTTGTTCAGAAAAGCTTCAAAGTTTGGGATTTGAGTGCCTGTACAATGCCTTTACAG GCTGCTCTGGTGAAAGATCCAGGGGTCTCAGTGAATCGTGTGATTTGGAGTCCTGATGGTTCTTTGTTTG GAGTTGCATATTCCAGACACCTTGTACATATATATTCATATAATGGAAATGATGATGTTCGTCAGCATTTGGAG ATTGATGCTCATGTTGGTGGAGTTAATGATCTTGCCTTCTCACACCCCACTAAGCAGCTATCTGTGGTGACATGTGGGGATGACAAGCTCATCAAG GTTTGGGATGCCACAAATGGTGCAAAACAATTTACTTTTGAAGGTCATGAGGCTTCTGTATATTCTGTTTGCCCTCACCATAAAGAGAACATTCAG TTTATATTTTCTACGGCTTCTGATGGAAAGATTAAAGCATGGTTGTATGATAATTTGGGATCTCGAGTTGATTATGATGCTCCTGGCCGTTTTCGCACCACCATGGCCTATAGTGCTGATGGAACAAG GTTGTTTTCCTGTGGGACCAGTAAAGATGGTGAGTCGCACATTGTTGAATGGAATGAAAGTGAAGGAGCTGTGAAGAGAACATATCAAGGTTTCCGAAAACGATCTTTGGGGGTTGTGCAGTTTGACACGACTAAGAATAGGTTCTTGGCTGCCGGTGATGATTTTTCCATCAAAATTTGGGATATGGACAATACTCAGTTGTTGACCAGTATAGATGCTGATGGAGGTCTTCCA GCAAGTCCTCGGATACGCTTCAACAAAGATGGGAGTCTGTTGGCTGTTTCTGCAAATGAAAATGGAATAAAAGTTTTGGCAAATGCTGATGGTCTTCGATTACTTCGCCAGTTTGAAAATCTTGCTTTTGATGCGTCCAGATCATCCGAAGCTTCAAGG CCTACGCTAATCCCAATTCTAACATCTCCCAGTGGTGCTGCTAGCCTCGCCGACAGGGTTGCCTCTGCTGGTATCTCTGCAATG AATGGGGATGCGAAAATTCTTGGAGACATGAAACCCAGAATAGCTGAAGAAACTAACGACAAATCAAAGATTTGGAAGCTCACTGAAATTAGTGAACCCTCACAATGCCGGTCGTTGAGACTCCCTGAGAATTTAAGAGTAACAAAG ATATCGAGGTTAATATATACGAATTCCGGAAATGCTATACTTGCCTTAGCTTCAAATGCGATCCATTTACTTTGGAAATGGCAACGAAATGATCGTAATTCAAGTGGAAAG gcaacagctAGTGTTTCACCTCAATTATGGCAACCATCAAGTGGCATTTTGATGACAAATGATATCACTGACACGAACCCTGAGGAGACCGTTTCTTGTTTTGCTTTGTCCAAAAATGACTCTTATGTGATGTCAGCATCCGGAGGAAAGATCTCTTTGTTCAATATGATGACTTTCAAG ACCATGACAACCTTTATGCCTCCACCACCGGCAGCAACATTTTTGGCATTTCATCCCGAAGATAATAATATAATCGCTATTGGCATGGATGATTCTACAATACAGATATATAATGTTCGTGTAGACGAG GTCAAAAGCAAGCTTAAAGGCCATTCTAAAAGAATTACAGGTCTGGCTTTCTCACATGCATTAAATGTTCTAGTTTCATCAGGAGCAGATTCTCAG CTTATTGTATGGAACTCTGACGGATGGGAAAAGCAGaaatcaaaatatttgcaacttccTTCTGGGAGATCACCAATGTCACAATCTGAAACACGCGTCCAGTTCCATCAGGACCAGATTCACTTTCTGGTTATACATGAGACTCAGCTTGCTATATATGAGACAACTAAATTAGAATGCATAAAGCAG TGGGTCCCACGTGAGTCAGCAGCCCTTATATCTCATGCTGCATTTTCATGTGATAGCCAACTGATATATGCCAGTTTCCTGGATTCTACTGTCTGCATTTTCACCGCTGCACACCTCCGCTTAAGATGTCGAATAAATCCTTCTGCTTATCTCGCTTCAAGTATCAG CAATTCAAATGGGCACCCCCAGCACCCACTTGTGGTCGCAGCACATCCACAAGAACCGAACCAGTTTGCATTAGGTTTGTCAGATGGTTCAGTTCATGTTATTGAACCCCTTGAATCCGAAAGCAGGTGGGGTGTGCCACCACCCAATGAAAACGGGTCCTCGAGCAGTGTACCAAATACACCTTTAGTTGGAGCCTCTGCTTCAGATCAAGCACAAAGATAA
- the LOC140829249 gene encoding topless-related protein 1-like isoform X3 — translation MSSLSRELVFLILQFLDEEKFKETVHKLEQESGFFFNMKYFEDEVHNGNWDEVERYLSGFTKVDDNRYSMKIFFEIRKQKYLEVLDKHDRSKAVEILVKDLKVFASFNEDLFKEITQLLTLENFRENEQLSKYGDTKSARAIMLVELKKLIEANPLFRDKLQFPNLRNSRLRTLINQSLNWQHQLCKNPRPNPDIRTLFVDHSCGQSNGVQAPSPANNPLLGAVPKPGGFSPLGAHVPFQTTPASVQTPLAGWMSNPPTASHPSISGGPLGLGGPSITAAGMKHPRTPSTNPSVDFPSGDSDHISKRIRPMGVSDEQVSLPVNALPVSFPGHAHSQSFNLPDDLPKTVARNLNQGSSPTSMDFHPIQQSLLLVGTNVGEIGLWEVGSRERLVQKSFKVWDLSACTMPLQAALVKDPGVSVNRVIWSPDGSLFGVAYSRHLVHIYSYNGNDDVRQHLEIDAHVGGVNDLAFSHPTKQLSVVTCGDDKLIKVWDATNGAKQFTFEGHEASVYSVCPHHKENIQFIFSTASDGKIKAWLYDNLGSRVDYDAPGRFRTTMAYSADGTRLFSCGTSKDGESHIVEWNESEGAVKRTYQGFRKRSLGVVQFDTTKNRFLAAGDDFSIKIWDMDNTQLLTSIDADGGLPASPRIRFNKDGSLLAVSANENGIKVLANADGLRLLRQFENLAFDASRSSEASRPTLIPILTSPSGAASLADRVASAGISAMNGDAKILGDMKPRIAEETNDKSKIWKLTEISEPSQCRSLRLPENLRVTKISRLIYTNSGNAILALASNAIHLLWKWQRNDRNSSGKATASVSPQLWQPSSGILMTNDITDTNPEETVSCFALSKNDSYVMSASGGKISLFNMMTFKTMTTFMPPPPAATFLAFHPEDNNIIAIGMDDSTIQIYNVRVDEVKSKLKGHSKRITGLAFSHALNVLVSSGADSQLIVWNSDGWEKQKSKYLQLPSGRSPMSQSETRVQFHQDQIHFLVIHETQLAIYETTKLECIKQWVPRESAALISHAAFSCDSQLIYASFLDSTVCIFTAAHLRLRCRINPSAYLASSISNSNGHPQHPLVVAAHPQEPNQFALGLSDGSVHVIEPLESESRWGVPPPNENGSSSSVPNTPLVGASASDQAQR, via the exons ATGTCTTCTCTCAGTAGAGAGCTTGTGTTCCTGATCCTACAGTTCTTGGATGAGGAGAAATTTAAAGAGACTGTTCACAA GCTTGAGCAAGAATCTGGGTTTTTCTTTAACATGAAGTATTTTGAGGATGAAGTGCACAATGGGAACTGGGATGAGGTTGAAAGATACCTTTCCGGTTTCACCAAAGTGGATGACAATAGATATTCCATGAAGATATTTTTCGAAATTAGGAAACAGAAGTATCTCGAAGTTTTGGATAA GCACGACCGGTCCAAAGCTGTTGAAATCCTTGTAAAGGATCTTAAGGTTTTTGCATCTTTTAATGAAGACCTTTTTAAGGAGATTACTCAGCTGTTGACATTAGAGAATTTCAG GGAGAATGAACAATTATCAAAATATGGAGATACAAAATCTGCCCGTGCCATTATGCTGGTTGAACTGAAGAAGCTTATTGAAGCAAATCCCTTGTTTCGGGACAAGTTACAATTCCCAAACCTCAGGAATTCAAGGCTCCGTACTCTCATCAACCAAAG CTTAAATTGGCAGCACCAGCTTTGTAAGAATCCTCGGCCAAACCCGGATATCAGAACTTTATTTGTGGATCACTCATGTGGACAGTCAAATGGTGTTCAGGCGCCTTCTCCAGCTAACAATCCTCTACTTGGAGCAGTACCAAAACCTGGAGGCTTTTCTCCTCTGGGTGCACATGTG CCATTTCAAACAACTCCAGCCTCAGTTCAAACCCCTCTTGCTGGTTGGATGTCGAATCCCCCCACTGCATCTCATCCGTCTATCTCTGGAGGACCTCTAGGTCTTGGTGGTCCATCAATTACTG CTGCTGGCATGAAGCATCCAAGGACTCCATCTACAAATCCTTCTGTTGATTTTCCATCAGGTGATTCTGATCATATAAGTAAAAGAATCAGGCCTATGGGAGTTTCCGATGAG cAGGTAAGTCTACCTGTAAATGCTCTTCCTGTATCATTTCCTGGGCACGCACATAGCCAGTCTTTCAATTTGCCAGACGACCTTCCCAAGACTGTGGCACGGAATTTGAACCAAGGATCATCTCCCACGAGCATGGATTTTCATCCTATCCAGCAAAGTCTACTTCTAG TTGGTACTAATGTGGGAGAAATTGGACTGTGGGAAGTTGGTTCAAGAGAGAGGCTTGTTCAGAAAAGCTTCAAAGTTTGGGATTTGAGTGCCTGTACAATGCCTTTACAG GCTGCTCTGGTGAAAGATCCAGGGGTCTCAGTGAATCGTGTGATTTGGAGTCCTGATGGTTCTTTGTTTG GAGTTGCATATTCCAGACACCTTGTACATATATATTCATATAATGGAAATGATGATGTTCGTCAGCATTTGGAG ATTGATGCTCATGTTGGTGGAGTTAATGATCTTGCCTTCTCACACCCCACTAAGCAGCTATCTGTGGTGACATGTGGGGATGACAAGCTCATCAAG GTTTGGGATGCCACAAATGGTGCAAAACAATTTACTTTTGAAGGTCATGAGGCTTCTGTATATTCTGTTTGCCCTCACCATAAAGAGAACATTCAG TTTATATTTTCTACGGCTTCTGATGGAAAGATTAAAGCATGGTTGTATGATAATTTGGGATCTCGAGTTGATTATGATGCTCCTGGCCGTTTTCGCACCACCATGGCCTATAGTGCTGATGGAACAAG GTTGTTTTCCTGTGGGACCAGTAAAGATGGTGAGTCGCACATTGTTGAATGGAATGAAAGTGAAGGAGCTGTGAAGAGAACATATCAAGGTTTCCGAAAACGATCTTTGGGGGTTGTGCAGTTTGACACGACTAAGAATAGGTTCTTGGCTGCCGGTGATGATTTTTCCATCAAAATTTGGGATATGGACAATACTCAGTTGTTGACCAGTATAGATGCTGATGGAGGTCTTCCA GCAAGTCCTCGGATACGCTTCAACAAAGATGGGAGTCTGTTGGCTGTTTCTGCAAATGAAAATGGAATAAAAGTTTTGGCAAATGCTGATGGTCTTCGATTACTTCGCCAGTTTGAAAATCTTGCTTTTGATGCGTCCAGATCATCCGAAGCTTCAAGG CCTACGCTAATCCCAATTCTAACATCTCCCAGTGGTGCTGCTAGCCTCGCCGACAGGGTTGCCTCTGCTGGTATCTCTGCAATG AATGGGGATGCGAAAATTCTTGGAGACATGAAACCCAGAATAGCTGAAGAAACTAACGACAAATCAAAGATTTGGAAGCTCACTGAAATTAGTGAACCCTCACAATGCCGGTCGTTGAGACTCCCTGAGAATTTAAGAGTAACAAAG ATATCGAGGTTAATATATACGAATTCCGGAAATGCTATACTTGCCTTAGCTTCAAATGCGATCCATTTACTTTGGAAATGGCAACGAAATGATCGTAATTCAAGTGGAAAG gcaacagctAGTGTTTCACCTCAATTATGGCAACCATCAAGTGGCATTTTGATGACAAATGATATCACTGACACGAACCCTGAGGAGACCGTTTCTTGTTTTGCTTTGTCCAAAAATGACTCTTATGTGATGTCAGCATCCGGAGGAAAGATCTCTTTGTTCAATATGATGACTTTCAAG ACCATGACAACCTTTATGCCTCCACCACCGGCAGCAACATTTTTGGCATTTCATCCCGAAGATAATAATATAATCGCTATTGGCATGGATGATTCTACAATACAGATATATAATGTTCGTGTAGACGAG GTCAAAAGCAAGCTTAAAGGCCATTCTAAAAGAATTACAGGTCTGGCTTTCTCACATGCATTAAATGTTCTAGTTTCATCAGGAGCAGATTCTCAG CTTATTGTATGGAACTCTGACGGATGGGAAAAGCAGaaatcaaaatatttgcaacttccTTCTGGGAGATCACCAATGTCACAATCTGAAACACGCGTCCAGTTCCATCAGGACCAGATTCACTTTCTGGTTATACATGAGACTCAGCTTGCTATATATGAGACAACTAAATTAGAATGCATAAAGCAG TGGGTCCCACGTGAGTCAGCAGCCCTTATATCTCATGCTGCATTTTCATGTGATAGCCAACTGATATATGCCAGTTTCCTGGATTCTACTGTCTGCATTTTCACCGCTGCACACCTCCGCTTAAGATGTCGAATAAATCCTTCTGCTTATCTCGCTTCAAGTATCAG CAATTCAAATGGGCACCCCCAGCACCCACTTGTGGTCGCAGCACATCCACAAGAACCGAACCAGTTTGCATTAGGTTTGTCAGATGGTTCAGTTCATGTTATTGAACCCCTTGAATCCGAAAGCAGGTGGGGTGTGCCACCACCCAATGAAAACGGGTCCTCGAGCAGTGTACCAAATACACCTTTAGTTGGAGCCTCTGCTTCAGATCAAGCACAAAGATAA
- the LOC140829249 gene encoding topless-related protein 1-like isoform X2, giving the protein MSSLSRELVFLILQFLDEEKFKETVHKLEQESGFFFNMKYFEDEVHNGNWDEVERYLSGFTKVDDNRYSMKIFFEIRKQKYLEVLDKHDRSKAVEILVKDLKVFASFNEDLFKEITQLLTLENFRENEQLSKYGDTKSARAIMLVELKKLIEANPLFRDKLQFPNLRNSRLRTLINQSLNWQHQLCKNPRPNPDIRTLFVDHSCGQSNGVQAPSPANNPLLGAVPKPGGFSPLGAHVPFQTTPASVQTPLAGWMSNPPTASHPSISGGPLGLGGPSITAAGMKHPRTPSTNPSVDFPSGDSDHISKRIRPMGVSDEVSLPVNALPVSFPGHAHSQSFNLPDDLPKTVARNLNQGSSPTSMDFHPIQQSLLLVGTNVGEIGLWEVGSRERLVQKSFKVWDLSACTMPLQAALVKDPGVSVNRVIWSPDGSLFGVAYSRHLVHIYSYNGNDDVRQHLEIDAHVGGVNDLAFSHPTKQLSVVTCGDDKLIKVWDATNGAKQFTFEGHEASVYSVCPHHKENIQFIFSTASDGKIKAWLYDNLGSRVDYDAPGRFRTTMAYSADGTRLFSCGTSKDGESHIVEWNESEGAVKRTYQGFRKRSLGVVQFDTTKNRFLAAGDDFSIKIWDMDNTQLLTSIDADGGLPASPRIRFNKDGSLLAVSANENGIKVLANADGLRLLRQFENLAFDASRSSEASRQPTLIPILTSPSGAASLADRVASAGISAMNGDAKILGDMKPRIAEETNDKSKIWKLTEISEPSQCRSLRLPENLRVTKISRLIYTNSGNAILALASNAIHLLWKWQRNDRNSSGKATASVSPQLWQPSSGILMTNDITDTNPEETVSCFALSKNDSYVMSASGGKISLFNMMTFKTMTTFMPPPPAATFLAFHPEDNNIIAIGMDDSTIQIYNVRVDEVKSKLKGHSKRITGLAFSHALNVLVSSGADSQLIVWNSDGWEKQKSKYLQLPSGRSPMSQSETRVQFHQDQIHFLVIHETQLAIYETTKLECIKQWVPRESAALISHAAFSCDSQLIYASFLDSTVCIFTAAHLRLRCRINPSAYLASSISNSNGHPQHPLVVAAHPQEPNQFALGLSDGSVHVIEPLESESRWGVPPPNENGSSSSVPNTPLVGASASDQAQR; this is encoded by the exons ATGTCTTCTCTCAGTAGAGAGCTTGTGTTCCTGATCCTACAGTTCTTGGATGAGGAGAAATTTAAAGAGACTGTTCACAA GCTTGAGCAAGAATCTGGGTTTTTCTTTAACATGAAGTATTTTGAGGATGAAGTGCACAATGGGAACTGGGATGAGGTTGAAAGATACCTTTCCGGTTTCACCAAAGTGGATGACAATAGATATTCCATGAAGATATTTTTCGAAATTAGGAAACAGAAGTATCTCGAAGTTTTGGATAA GCACGACCGGTCCAAAGCTGTTGAAATCCTTGTAAAGGATCTTAAGGTTTTTGCATCTTTTAATGAAGACCTTTTTAAGGAGATTACTCAGCTGTTGACATTAGAGAATTTCAG GGAGAATGAACAATTATCAAAATATGGAGATACAAAATCTGCCCGTGCCATTATGCTGGTTGAACTGAAGAAGCTTATTGAAGCAAATCCCTTGTTTCGGGACAAGTTACAATTCCCAAACCTCAGGAATTCAAGGCTCCGTACTCTCATCAACCAAAG CTTAAATTGGCAGCACCAGCTTTGTAAGAATCCTCGGCCAAACCCGGATATCAGAACTTTATTTGTGGATCACTCATGTGGACAGTCAAATGGTGTTCAGGCGCCTTCTCCAGCTAACAATCCTCTACTTGGAGCAGTACCAAAACCTGGAGGCTTTTCTCCTCTGGGTGCACATGTG CCATTTCAAACAACTCCAGCCTCAGTTCAAACCCCTCTTGCTGGTTGGATGTCGAATCCCCCCACTGCATCTCATCCGTCTATCTCTGGAGGACCTCTAGGTCTTGGTGGTCCATCAATTACTG CTGCTGGCATGAAGCATCCAAGGACTCCATCTACAAATCCTTCTGTTGATTTTCCATCAGGTGATTCTGATCATATAAGTAAAAGAATCAGGCCTATGGGAGTTTCCGATGAG GTAAGTCTACCTGTAAATGCTCTTCCTGTATCATTTCCTGGGCACGCACATAGCCAGTCTTTCAATTTGCCAGACGACCTTCCCAAGACTGTGGCACGGAATTTGAACCAAGGATCATCTCCCACGAGCATGGATTTTCATCCTATCCAGCAAAGTCTACTTCTAG TTGGTACTAATGTGGGAGAAATTGGACTGTGGGAAGTTGGTTCAAGAGAGAGGCTTGTTCAGAAAAGCTTCAAAGTTTGGGATTTGAGTGCCTGTACAATGCCTTTACAG GCTGCTCTGGTGAAAGATCCAGGGGTCTCAGTGAATCGTGTGATTTGGAGTCCTGATGGTTCTTTGTTTG GAGTTGCATATTCCAGACACCTTGTACATATATATTCATATAATGGAAATGATGATGTTCGTCAGCATTTGGAG ATTGATGCTCATGTTGGTGGAGTTAATGATCTTGCCTTCTCACACCCCACTAAGCAGCTATCTGTGGTGACATGTGGGGATGACAAGCTCATCAAG GTTTGGGATGCCACAAATGGTGCAAAACAATTTACTTTTGAAGGTCATGAGGCTTCTGTATATTCTGTTTGCCCTCACCATAAAGAGAACATTCAG TTTATATTTTCTACGGCTTCTGATGGAAAGATTAAAGCATGGTTGTATGATAATTTGGGATCTCGAGTTGATTATGATGCTCCTGGCCGTTTTCGCACCACCATGGCCTATAGTGCTGATGGAACAAG GTTGTTTTCCTGTGGGACCAGTAAAGATGGTGAGTCGCACATTGTTGAATGGAATGAAAGTGAAGGAGCTGTGAAGAGAACATATCAAGGTTTCCGAAAACGATCTTTGGGGGTTGTGCAGTTTGACACGACTAAGAATAGGTTCTTGGCTGCCGGTGATGATTTTTCCATCAAAATTTGGGATATGGACAATACTCAGTTGTTGACCAGTATAGATGCTGATGGAGGTCTTCCA GCAAGTCCTCGGATACGCTTCAACAAAGATGGGAGTCTGTTGGCTGTTTCTGCAAATGAAAATGGAATAAAAGTTTTGGCAAATGCTGATGGTCTTCGATTACTTCGCCAGTTTGAAAATCTTGCTTTTGATGCGTCCAGATCATCCGAAGCTTCAAGG CAGCCTACGCTAATCCCAATTCTAACATCTCCCAGTGGTGCTGCTAGCCTCGCCGACAGGGTTGCCTCTGCTGGTATCTCTGCAATG AATGGGGATGCGAAAATTCTTGGAGACATGAAACCCAGAATAGCTGAAGAAACTAACGACAAATCAAAGATTTGGAAGCTCACTGAAATTAGTGAACCCTCACAATGCCGGTCGTTGAGACTCCCTGAGAATTTAAGAGTAACAAAG ATATCGAGGTTAATATATACGAATTCCGGAAATGCTATACTTGCCTTAGCTTCAAATGCGATCCATTTACTTTGGAAATGGCAACGAAATGATCGTAATTCAAGTGGAAAG gcaacagctAGTGTTTCACCTCAATTATGGCAACCATCAAGTGGCATTTTGATGACAAATGATATCACTGACACGAACCCTGAGGAGACCGTTTCTTGTTTTGCTTTGTCCAAAAATGACTCTTATGTGATGTCAGCATCCGGAGGAAAGATCTCTTTGTTCAATATGATGACTTTCAAG ACCATGACAACCTTTATGCCTCCACCACCGGCAGCAACATTTTTGGCATTTCATCCCGAAGATAATAATATAATCGCTATTGGCATGGATGATTCTACAATACAGATATATAATGTTCGTGTAGACGAG GTCAAAAGCAAGCTTAAAGGCCATTCTAAAAGAATTACAGGTCTGGCTTTCTCACATGCATTAAATGTTCTAGTTTCATCAGGAGCAGATTCTCAG CTTATTGTATGGAACTCTGACGGATGGGAAAAGCAGaaatcaaaatatttgcaacttccTTCTGGGAGATCACCAATGTCACAATCTGAAACACGCGTCCAGTTCCATCAGGACCAGATTCACTTTCTGGTTATACATGAGACTCAGCTTGCTATATATGAGACAACTAAATTAGAATGCATAAAGCAG TGGGTCCCACGTGAGTCAGCAGCCCTTATATCTCATGCTGCATTTTCATGTGATAGCCAACTGATATATGCCAGTTTCCTGGATTCTACTGTCTGCATTTTCACCGCTGCACACCTCCGCTTAAGATGTCGAATAAATCCTTCTGCTTATCTCGCTTCAAGTATCAG CAATTCAAATGGGCACCCCCAGCACCCACTTGTGGTCGCAGCACATCCACAAGAACCGAACCAGTTTGCATTAGGTTTGTCAGATGGTTCAGTTCATGTTATTGAACCCCTTGAATCCGAAAGCAGGTGGGGTGTGCCACCACCCAATGAAAACGGGTCCTCGAGCAGTGTACCAAATACACCTTTAGTTGGAGCCTCTGCTTCAGATCAAGCACAAAGATAA